A window of Thiovulum sp. ES genomic DNA:
AAGAAGTTGTTCATAGTCATCCAGTTTTACTAAACCGTGCTCCGACTCTTCACAAACTTTCAATTCAGGCATTTCATCCGAAATTAATTGATGGAAATGCAATTCAACTTCATCCACTAGCTTGTGCTGCATTTAATGCGGATTTCGATGGTGACCAAATGGCGGTGCATGTTCCTCTCTCATCTGAAGCTGTAACAGAAGCAAAAACTCTTATGTTGGCTTCTACAAATATTCTTTCACCTGCATCTGGAAAAGCGATTGCAATTCCATCTCAAGATATGGTTCTTGGAATATATTATATTTCACTTGAAAAACATGGTCTTCCTGGAGAGAATAAGCTTTTTGCAAACATCGACGAGATGGAAATTGCAATGGAACACAAAGCTTTAGATATTAGAAGTCGTATCAGAAGCAGAGTAAATGGTGTCGTTGTTCATACAACTCCGGGACGAATGTTGATTCACTCAATTATTCCAGATAGTATTGATATTCCATCAAATCTTTGGAATAAAACGATGAAGAAAAAAGCAATCGGTGCATTAGTTGATGCTGTCTTTAAAGAGGGTGGAGTTGCGGTTACATCAACTTTCTTAGACAAACTTAAAAACCTAGGTTTTCAATATGCTACAAAAGCTGGAATTTCAATTTCTGCGGATGACATTGTTGATACTGAAGAGAAAGAAGAGTATATTGCGGAAGCAAAAGAGGCAATTCGAGATGTCCAAAATCAGTTCTTAAAAGGTCTTCTTTCAGATCAAGAGAGACACCAAAAAACAATTGATATTTGGGAATCTACGGATAAGAAATTAACTCGAAAAATGATGGATAATTTCCGAACTGATAAAGGCGGATTCAACTCAATTTACATGATGGCTGACTCAGGTGCGAGGGGTTCTGAAAAGCAAATTAAGCAACTTGCAGGAATGCGGGGATTGATGTCAAAACCAGATGGTTCGATTATTGATACTTCGATTGTTTCATCATTTAAAGAGGGTCTGAATGTTCTTGAATACTTTATTTCGACTCACGGAGCTAGAAAAGGTCTTTCAGATACAGCACTTAAAACAGCAAATGCAGGATACTTAACAAGAAAACTTATTGATGTAGCTCAAAATGTGAAGATTGTTGAAGAGGATTGTGGAACTCACGAAGGTCTTGAAGTTCAAAGTATTGTTATTGGAGACAAAGTAATTGAATCTCTAAAAGAGCGAATTGTTGGGCGAGTTGTTATTCAAGATGTTATTGATCCTGTTACAAACGAAGTTATTTTTTCAGAAGGCAAACTAATTACACCAGAAGATGCACAAGTGATTGAAGATTCTGGGGTTCAATCCGTTGAAATTAGAACTGTAACAACTTGTAAATCAACAACTGGTGTCTGTTCAAAATGTTATGGAATCAATTTGGGTGAAGGAAAACTTGTCAAAAAAGGTGAAGCGATTGGAATTATTGCGGCACAATCAATTGGTGAGCCTGGAACACAATTGACAATGAGAACATTCCACACGGGTGGAACAGCACACTCAACTCAAGCAGAAAAAAATATTTTTGCAACAAAAGAAGGTTTCATTCGATACTACAATATTAAAATTCTTCAAAACAGCGAAGGAACAAATATTGTTGCAAACCGAAGAAATGCAGCAGTTCTTCTTGTTGAACCAAAAATTAAAGCTCCATTCTCTGGAAATCTATTTATTGAAACTTTCCACGATGAGGTTACTCTTAAAATTCAAAATGGTGAAGATGTTAAAAAATATCAGTTGAGAAAAAATGACATTGCAAAACCTACTGAACTTGCTGGAGTTGGCGGACAAATTGAGTCAAAATTCTTCTTACCTTATGAAAATGGAGATTTCATTGAAGAGGGTGAAAGTATTGTTGAGCTTATTAAAGATGGTTGGAATGTTCCAAACCGAATTCCTTATGCTTCTGAAATTTTTGTTGAAGATGGTGAGCCAATTACTCAAAATATCAAAGCGAGTGAAAATGGAAAAGTCAATTTCTATGTTTTAGAGGGCGATCATCTTGTTCCTATTTCAAAGAAAAAAGGTGATACAGTTACAAAAAAAGGTCTTTTCGCTGTTATTTCTGACAAAGAAAATCGTGAAGCAATTCGACACTATATTGCCCGAGGTTCTAAAATTGAAGCTGATGAGTTCCAAATGGTTTCTGCTGATGACCTCATCGCATCTTCACCAAGAGAAGGTCAAGTTAAAATTGTTGAGTGGGATCCATATAACGATTTAATTATTGCGGAGACTGGCGGAACTGTAACTTTTGAAAACTTTGAAGTTGGTAAAAATATAACAGAGAAAAAAGACCCAACAACTGGTTTAACAAATTCTGAAGTTGGTGAAAATATCTCTATTGCAAATATCCCAACAATTGTTCTTGCTCCTGAAAATGGTGGCGACCTTATCAGATACCAACTCTCTTCAAAAGCTGTTGTTTCTGTTCGTGAGGGCGAACCAATCGAACCTGCTCAAATCATGGCAAAACGAACAAAAGGTGTTTCTAAAACAAAAGATATTACTGGGGGTCTTCCTCGAGTTACAGAACTCTTTGAAGCTAGAAAACCAAAAGATCTTGCTCAACTCTCTGAAATCGATGGTGTTATCTCATTTGGAAAAATGCTAAGAGGAAAAAAACGAGTTGTTGTTAGCAACGAAGCAACTGGTCAAGTTCGAGAATTTATGATTGATAAAAATCGGCAAGTTCTTGTTCATGAGGGTGAATTTGTCCATGCAGGTGAACGACTTACAGATGGAACAATCTCTAGCCATGATATTTTAAATATTCGAGGTGCAAGAGCTTTACATCAATATTTGATTAGTGAAATTCAGCAAGTCTATAAAAACCAAGGGGTTGATATTGCAGATAAACACATCGAGGTAATCTTCTCTCAAATGTTGCGACAAGTTCAAATTGAGGATAGTGGAAACACAAAACTCATTTACGGAGATATTATCAGTCGAACTCGATTTAACAATGAAAACGGCTTTATCATTAAACGAGGTGGAGAACCAGCAGTTGCAAAACCTATTCTTATGGGTATTACTCGAGCTTCAGTTGGTGCGGATAGTATTATTTCAGCAGCTTCTTTCCAAGATACAACAAAAGTTCTTACAGAAGCAGTTGTCTCACAAAAAGTTGATGGCTTAACTGATCTAAAAGAGAATGTAATTATCGGTAGAACAATTCCTGTTGGAACTGG
This region includes:
- a CDS encoding DNA-directed RNA polymerase, beta'' subunit, predominant form (PFAM: RNA polymerase Rpb1, domain 2; RNA polymerase Rpb1, domain 4; RNA polymerase Rpb1, domain 1; RNA polymerase Rpb1, domain 3; RNA polymerase Rpb1, domain 5~TIGRFAM: DNA-directed RNA polymerase, beta' subunit, predominant form), which codes for MKKREFRDIKELRFSLASPEVIREWSFGEVKKPETINYRTLKPERDGLFCSKIFGPTKDYECLCGKFKKMRYDGRVCDKCGVTVTEAKVRRERMGHIELVTPVAHTWYVSSLPSRIGTLLGVKMKDLERVLYYEAYIVIDAGEEAYYDTEQTQRVARYDILNEEQFRELEKRFAVFGFRAEMGGEAIKELLEKIDLVELNDQIKEDMSSTKSEAKRKTMVKRLKVVEAFIQSDNRPEWMMLTVLPVLPPDLRPLVPLDGSKFATSDVNDLYRRVINRNDRLSRLIHNDSPDAIIRNEKRMLQESVDALFDNARRASSVKGANKRPLKSLSEIIKGKQGRFRQNLLGKRVDFSGRSVIVVGPSLEMDQCGLPKTMALELFKPHVISKLQSKGYASTVKLAKRLISIKDTVVWEVLQEVVHSHPVLLNRAPTLHKLSIQAFHPKLIDGNAIQLHPLACAAFNADFDGDQMAVHVPLSSEAVTEAKTLMLASTNILSPASGKAIAIPSQDMVLGIYYISLEKHGLPGENKLFANIDEMEIAMEHKALDIRSRIRSRVNGVVVHTTPGRMLIHSIIPDSIDIPSNLWNKTMKKKAIGALVDAVFKEGGVAVTSTFLDKLKNLGFQYATKAGISISADDIVDTEEKEEYIAEAKEAIRDVQNQFLKGLLSDQERHQKTIDIWESTDKKLTRKMMDNFRTDKGGFNSIYMMADSGARGSEKQIKQLAGMRGLMSKPDGSIIDTSIVSSFKEGLNVLEYFISTHGARKGLSDTALKTANAGYLTRKLIDVAQNVKIVEEDCGTHEGLEVQSIVIGDKVIESLKERIVGRVVIQDVIDPVTNEVIFSEGKLITPEDAQVIEDSGVQSVEIRTVTTCKSTTGVCSKCYGINLGEGKLVKKGEAIGIIAAQSIGEPGTQLTMRTFHTGGTAHSTQAEKNIFATKEGFIRYYNIKILQNSEGTNIVANRRNAAVLLVEPKIKAPFSGNLFIETFHDEVTLKIQNGEDVKKYQLRKNDIAKPTELAGVGGQIESKFFLPYENGDFIEEGESIVELIKDGWNVPNRIPYASEIFVEDGEPITQNIKASENGKVNFYVLEGDHLVPISKKKGDTVTKKGLFAVISDKENREAIRHYIARGSKIEADEFQMVSADDLIASSPREGQVKIVEWDPYNDLIIAETGGTVTFENFEVGKNITEKKDPTTGLTNSEVGENISIANIPTIVLAPENGGDLIRYQLSSKAVVSVREGEPIEPAQIMAKRTKGVSKTKDITGGLPRVTELFEARKPKDLAQLSEIDGVISFGKMLRGKKRVVVSNEATGQVREFMIDKNRQVLVHEGEFVHAGERLTDGTISSHDILNIRGARALHQYLISEIQQVYKNQGVDIADKHIEVIFSQMLRQVQIEDSGNTKLIYGDIISRTRFNNENGFIIKRGGEPAVAKPILMGITRASVGADSIISAASFQDTTKVLTEAVVSQKVDGLTDLKENVIIGRTIPVGTGIYKDNEITVRPKKA